The genomic segment TGCCCAGCACGGTGCCCAACAGTCCCAGCAACGGGGCCAGAGCGGCGATCACCTCCAGGATGCGGAGATAACTGCTGAGCGTAGCCGCCGCCCCGCGCGCCAGGCGCAGGGCTTCGTTTTTGAGCCCCTCAAGGCCGAGCACGCCGTTGTCAAGCAGGCGCAGGGTCTGGCTGATGACATGAGCCCGATGGTTGGGCTGACCCTGGAGCAGAATGACGGCCTGCGAGCGTTCCCCTTTTTCCAGATGCGCCAGAGCCTGCTCGACCACTCCCTTGGGCCGAGGGCGTTGCAGCCACCATTGCCACAGTTTCACCAGAATGACGGTCAGCGCGACCAGCGATAGGACGGCCAGGAGCCCGACCACCGGGCCGCCGAGACTCAGGAATTTCGTGACATCAAGCATGGGTCCTCACCAGGCGCAACAAAAAAAGCCCGCAAGGAAACGGTGTTTCACCGTCCTTACGGGCTCTAGGCTTAGGGCCGCTGGCCTAATTGACGTGTGTCGGTTTCAACCTGATCGCTCAGGTCAACTTTTTAATTGAATTTGATTTTCAATTTCAGTATAGTTTTTTCTTCAGGCCGTCAAGCACCCGGAGCCGACCTAGGGATTCTCTGGGCTGAGGGACACGCCGCTCTCCTGGATAACTTTGTGGATTTCCAAGACGTTACTGCCGGCAAACATGTCGGCCGGCGGGCGCCTGGAGTGGGCCTGGCGAAAGGAGTCGCTTTTGGTCCAGCGTTCAAAGTCGGCCTGACTGCGCCAGTAGGTTTTGACCAGATAGTAGTCGCCCTTGATGGGCCGCAGGATTTCGTTGCGGATAAAGCCGGGTTCCGTATCAATCAGGCCGGCCCGGCTGCGAAAACGTTCCTCAAAGTCGGCTTCATGACCCTTGGCCACCGGGATGCGATTCGTCACAACAACCATGCTCATACGGCTTACCTCCTCTGGGATGTGGTGTGTAAGGGATACAGGATCGGAGCGCTGATGCCCGGCACACGGGCAAAGCTCATGCTGACGCCGAACACCTCGGCGCACAGTTCCGGGGTCAAGACCTGCTGGGGAGGACCGTGGGCGGCGATGCTCCCCTCGGACAGGACGATCACACGCTGACTGAAGCGGGCGGCAAGGTTCAGATCGTGCAGGGCCATGAAGACGGTCACGCCCCTGTCGCGGTTGAGTTGGCCGACCAACTCCAGGATATCCAGCTGATGGGTGATGTCCAAATAGGTCATGGGTTCGTCGAGCAGCAAGACCTGGGGCTCTTGGGCGATGGCCATGGCCAGCCACACCCGCTGACGCTCGCCGCCCGACAGCTGGGTCACCGGCCGGTGGCGGAGCGGAGCCAGGCCGGTGCGGGCCAGGGCGCGTTCCACGGCCTGGCGGTGACGGCCGGGGCGCATTAGAAAAAACGTGTCCCGGTGTGGAAACCGCCCCTGCGCCACCAGTTCCTCGACCGTGAAGCCGACCGGAGCCTGGGCGCCCTGGGCCGCAAAGGCGAGCCTGCGGGCGATGTCCCGGGAAGACAGGCTGCGTAGCGCCTTGCCCCACAGCGCGATGTCGCCCTGCTGGCTGGGGATCAGGCCGATGAGCGCCTTGAGCAGGGTTGATTTGCCCGAGCCGTTCGGGCCCAGCAGGGACACGATCTCTCCGGCCCGGATGGACAGCGACACGTCGTGCAGGACCGTTCGCCGGCCATAGCCGGCGTACAGCCCACTGGCCGCCAGCAGCGCCGTATCGGTCATAGTCCTCTCCGCAGTATCCACAGGAAATACGGCGCTCCCAGCAGGGCCAGCAGCAGGCCGACCGGAATCTCAAGCGGGGCAAACAGGGTGCGCGCGCTGAGGTCGGCCGTTACTACCAGCCCGGCCCCGACCAGAGCTGCGGTGGGCAGCAGAAAGCGGTGATCGGCGCCGACCAGGAGCCGACACATATGGGGCACGACCAGCCCGACAAATCC from the Desulfurellaceae bacterium genome contains:
- a CDS encoding MotA/TolQ/ExbB proton channel family protein; translated protein: MLDVTKFLSLGGPVVGLLAVLSLVALTVILVKLWQWWLQRPRPKGVVEQALAHLEKGERSQAVILLQGQPNHRAHVISQTLRLLDNGVLGLEGLKNEALRLARGAAATLSSYLRILEVIAALAPLLGLLGTVLGMIEAFQAMQAAGTQVNPAVLSGGIWQALLTTAVGLSIAIPVSITNSWLERKVEVEAAAMLDGLERIFTLEAERSGQRPDYREKQVG
- a CDS encoding antibiotic biosynthesis monooxygenase, whose translation is MSMVVVTNRIPVAKGHEADFEERFRSRAGLIDTEPGFIRNEILRPIKGDYYLVKTYWRSQADFERWTKSDSFRQAHSRRPPADMFAGSNVLEIHKVIQESGVSLSPENP
- a CDS encoding ABC transporter ATP-binding protein; its protein translation is MTDTALLAASGLYAGYGRRTVLHDVSLSIRAGEIVSLLGPNGSGKSTLLKALIGLIPSQQGDIALWGKALRSLSSRDIARRLAFAAQGAQAPVGFTVEELVAQGRFPHRDTFFLMRPGRHRQAVERALARTGLAPLRHRPVTQLSGGERQRVWLAMAIAQEPQVLLLDEPMTYLDITHQLDILELVGQLNRDRGVTVFMALHDLNLAARFSQRVIVLSEGSIAAHGPPQQVLTPELCAEVFGVSMSFARVPGISAPILYPLHTTSQRR